A region from the Lolium perenne isolate Kyuss_39 chromosome 4, Kyuss_2.0, whole genome shotgun sequence genome encodes:
- the LOC127292955 gene encoding uncharacterized protein: MAAGASSGRLLRATTAKALHPDSRLPSSSSAASGHATGRPCRIPSLKFPSLWETTASHKMNRAAEQRAALITLGAATASTVEEKRRGLRLPGEANSVELLLPLAYEVARRLVLRKFGATWLALPRRCWAKVIEAVIHQGVVTCQSFTLIGVAGSLLGSVPCFLEGCGVVVESFLLQFRAMSQVVDQAEIIKLLIEALDMFLIGTALLTFGMGMYGMFYGSQSAVQKPIYQKLKEGARLQSIVQAKSRFGHAILLLLQAGVLEKFKSVPLVTGLDMACFAGAVLASSAGVFLLSKLSVRPQRC; encoded by the exons ATGGCAGCAGGGGCGAGTAGCGGCAGGCTTCTCAGAGCAACCACCGCCAAGGCCTTACACCCTGACAGCCGTCTCCCGTCCTCGTCCTCGGCGGCCTCCGGCCACGCCACCGGCCGGCCGTGCCGCATCCCGTCTCTAAAGTTCCCGTCCCTTTGGGAGACGACGGCGAGCCACAAGATGAACCGTGCCGCCGAGCAGAGGGCGGCGCTGATCACTTTGGGAGCAGCCACCGCTAGCACCGTGGAGGAGAAACGGCGCGGGCTGCGCCTGCCGGGAGAAGCGAACAGCGTAGAACTCCTGCTGCCCCTGGCGTACGAGGTCGCCAGGAGGCTGGTGCTCAGGaagttcggggcgacgtggctggCGCTGCCTCGGCGATGCTGGGCCAAGGTCATCGAGGCCGTCATCCATCAG GGCGTCGTCACATGCCAGTCGTTCACGCTCATCGGCGTCGCCGGATCGCTTCTCGGTTCAGTCCCATGCTTTCTCGAG GGTTGTGGCGTTGTTGTGGAGTCGTTCCTCTTGCAGTTCCGTGCCATGTCCCAGGTAGTAGACCAAGCCGAGATCATCAAGCTGCTCATCGAAGCACTAG ACATGTTCCTGATCGGCACCGCTCTGCTGACCTTCGGCATGGGGATGTACGGCATGTTCTACGGCTCCCAGAGCGCCGTCCAGAAACCCATTTACCAGAAGCTCAAGGAAGGGGCGAGGCTGCAGTCCATCGTGCAGGCCAAGTCGAGGTTCGGCCATGCCATCCTGCTCCTGCTCCAGGCCGGCGTCCTCGAGAAGTTCAAGAGCGTGCCGCTCGTCACCGGCCTCGACATGGCCTGCTTCGCCGGGGCGGTGCTCGCCTCCTCCGCCGGCGTCTTCCTCCTCTCCAAGCTCTCGGTGCGTCCGCAGCGATGCTAG